A DNA window from Polynucleobacter sp. AP-Titi-500A-B4 contains the following coding sequences:
- a CDS encoding sodium-dependent bicarbonate transport family permease yields MTNFLDPAILFFIFGVFAGSVKSNLEIPPQISRFLSLYLLMALGLKGGFALHKSGFTSEIAFSLGLAIFLAIIIPIIGYLLLRRTLNAFDAAAIAATYGSVSAVTFITATQYLDQFNIGYGGHMAAAMALMESPAIILAIVLANKARSAHAKNLNTKQDATSISKILHESFTDGAQLLLLGSMIVGLVSGDDGQKLMAPFSIDLFKGMLAFFLLDMGIMAARNLAGLRGKPPITLLYAIGSPLSHALLALVLCKLIGLPLGNTILLMVLASSASYIAVPAVLRHALPEVNPALYMGMSLGITFPFNIILGIPLYTILAKQFL; encoded by the coding sequence ATGACAAACTTTCTCGATCCCGCCATCTTATTTTTTATCTTCGGGGTATTTGCGGGAAGCGTGAAGTCAAATCTCGAGATACCGCCACAAATCTCTCGATTCTTATCCCTTTACCTATTGATGGCCTTAGGTCTCAAGGGCGGTTTTGCACTCCATAAATCAGGATTTACCAGTGAGATTGCATTTTCTTTAGGTCTGGCTATTTTCCTGGCCATCATCATTCCGATTATTGGCTATCTTCTACTCAGAAGAACTTTAAATGCATTTGATGCAGCTGCCATTGCGGCAACTTATGGATCCGTAAGCGCTGTTACTTTTATTACCGCAACTCAATATCTCGATCAATTCAATATTGGATACGGCGGTCACATGGCGGCTGCGATGGCGCTGATGGAGTCTCCAGCAATTATCTTAGCGATTGTTCTAGCCAATAAAGCGCGGTCTGCTCATGCTAAAAATCTGAATACCAAACAAGATGCCACCAGCATCTCAAAGATACTGCATGAGTCTTTTACGGATGGGGCGCAACTTCTCTTACTGGGATCAATGATTGTTGGCTTAGTGAGCGGCGATGATGGTCAAAAGTTAATGGCGCCATTTTCAATCGATTTATTTAAAGGCATGTTGGCCTTTTTCTTGCTAGATATGGGAATCATGGCAGCCAGAAATCTTGCGGGCTTAAGAGGCAAACCTCCAATTACCCTGCTCTACGCCATAGGATCACCGCTCTCTCATGCCCTGCTGGCACTAGTACTCTGCAAATTGATTGGGCTTCCACTAGGTAATACCATATTGCTAATGGTTCTCGCATCTAGCGCTTCTTATATTGCAGTACCGGCTGTTTTACGCCACGCCTTACCCGAAGTGAATCCCGCCTTGTATATGGGAATGTCGCTAGGTATTACATTCCCATTTAATATCATTCTGGGTATTCCGCTATATACAATTTTGGCAAAACAATTTCTGTAG
- a CDS encoding branched-chain amino acid ABC transporter permease, with translation MSFWLIQSLNSLALGGVLFTLAAGFSLIFGLMRIANLSHGAYFMLGAYVGLSVIEAGHSFFFAILAAAIAIGLLGCVVERIILRRLAGNSLSQVLATLGVAFVIADCSLWFWGGDPRPVAAPSFLAGGVQIFGQTFPLYRIALVIFSIFVALGLWLLLDKTKLGVMIRASVDDRQMAQGIGVPATKLFSIVFCLGAALAGVGGIVAAPILSVYPGLDADMLPIALVVVILGGLGSLLGAFIGSFLIGFIYSFGQALFPDLAYIILFLPMLIILAVRPRGLFGKITA, from the coding sequence ATGTCTTTTTGGTTAATTCAAAGTCTCAATAGCCTTGCCCTAGGGGGAGTTCTCTTTACCCTAGCGGCAGGCTTTTCATTAATCTTCGGATTAATGCGCATTGCCAATCTCTCTCATGGCGCCTACTTTATGTTGGGCGCATATGTTGGCCTCAGCGTGATCGAGGCTGGTCATTCCTTCTTTTTCGCAATCCTTGCTGCTGCGATTGCAATTGGTTTATTGGGTTGCGTCGTAGAAAGAATTATTTTGCGTCGCTTGGCGGGTAATAGCTTGTCTCAGGTATTGGCTACTCTTGGTGTTGCCTTTGTGATTGCAGATTGCAGTCTTTGGTTTTGGGGTGGCGATCCTCGTCCTGTAGCTGCACCTAGTTTTCTAGCTGGTGGCGTTCAGATTTTTGGGCAAACATTCCCGCTTTACCGAATTGCTTTAGTAATTTTTAGTATTTTCGTTGCCCTCGGCTTATGGCTTTTGCTCGATAAAACAAAGCTGGGCGTCATGATTCGTGCCAGTGTTGATGATCGCCAAATGGCGCAGGGCATTGGTGTGCCAGCAACAAAATTATTTTCAATTGTCTTTTGCTTGGGTGCCGCATTAGCGGGTGTGGGTGGCATTGTGGCTGCCCCCATCCTCTCTGTCTATCCTGGTTTAGATGCTGATATGTTGCCGATTGCTTTAGTGGTGGTGATTCTTGGAGGTCTTGGAAGTTTATTGGGCGCGTTTATTGGAAGTTTTTTGATCGGCTTTATCTATAGCTTTGGTCAAGCACTTTTCCCAGATCTGGCTTACATCATTTTATTTTTACCAATGCTCATTATCTTGGCTGTGAGACCTCGCGGCTTGTTTGGAAAGATCACTGCTTGA
- a CDS encoding GNAT family N-acetyltransferase, translating into MNDLSPVIKPLDLEDIPHLINCVKRCYGDSYPNAMMYDPALLQEAIEAKVMHSVVALHEDGNVIGHCALTFDGPHNASPEAGKMIVDPDYRGHHIAESMAQKRIEIATELGLPGFWTECVTNHPYSQHEMIKFGAKETGLILGTDPASMMKMQGLENHSDTRMSLLACYLALKDISQTIYLPKHHIKFTSDLSKTLNLNRKIEDLTQSGDGATTSTSLVDDLEKTAQISITHIGKDLHAHVSTALEKIKPMDVASIYLDLPLNQRAASHAYVELEKIGFFWGAWLPNYSVNGDVLRLQKLNQIVNFDEISTARVEGENIKKYVQSEWLRVSKKTG; encoded by the coding sequence ATGAATGATCTTTCTCCTGTCATTAAACCCCTAGATTTAGAGGATATTCCCCATCTTATTAATTGCGTGAAACGTTGTTATGGTGACAGCTACCCCAATGCAATGATGTATGACCCAGCGCTCTTACAAGAAGCCATTGAGGCTAAGGTAATGCATTCTGTAGTCGCACTTCATGAGGATGGTAATGTCATCGGGCATTGCGCACTGACTTTTGATGGTCCACACAATGCCTCGCCAGAAGCAGGCAAGATGATTGTTGATCCAGATTATCGTGGGCATCATATTGCGGAAAGTATGGCTCAAAAAAGAATTGAGATTGCTACAGAGCTTGGCTTACCAGGATTTTGGACTGAATGCGTCACCAATCATCCTTATAGTCAACATGAAATGATTAAATTTGGGGCCAAAGAAACTGGACTCATTTTAGGCACTGATCCAGCGTCAATGATGAAAATGCAAGGCCTGGAGAATCATTCGGATACCAGAATGTCTTTATTGGCCTGTTATTTAGCACTTAAAGATATTAGTCAAACAATCTATTTACCAAAGCATCACATTAAGTTCACATCCGACCTCAGCAAAACTCTGAATCTCAACCGTAAGATTGAAGACCTAACTCAATCAGGCGATGGAGCCACTACAAGCACTAGCCTAGTGGATGATCTTGAAAAAACAGCACAAATTAGCATTACCCACATCGGGAAAGATTTACATGCGCACGTTAGCACCGCACTAGAGAAAATCAAGCCCATGGATGTGGCTAGCATCTACTTGGATCTTCCACTAAATCAAAGGGCGGCCTCGCATGCTTATGTTGAACTAGAAAAGATAGGATTCTTTTGGGGTGCTTGGCTCCCCAACTATTCTGTCAATGGCGATGTCTTACGCCTGCAAAAACTCAATCAGATCGTCAACTTTGATGAAATTAGCACCGCTAGAGTAGAAGGCGAAAACATCAAGAAGTATGTGCAGTCTGAATGGCTACGAGTGTCCAAGAAGACAGGATAG
- a CDS encoding branched-chain amino acid ABC transporter permease, which translates to MNRIFYIAILLVLLALPLILGGTYYTNLASQILIAAIFAMSLNLLVGYAGLTSLGHAGYLGLAAYISSWLTVKLGWSHASTAAIAIASTTFIAGVFGLIALRATGISFLMITLAFGQILWGLAYRWASVTGGDNGISGITRPSPFGIDMGEASHFYYLSLFVFLLVWIAIAILVRSPFGATIRGTKDQPRRMSALGFNVWLIRWITFTACGFFGSIGGIMYVYYHQFISPHSLSLANSAEMLLMVIAGGAGTLMGPVIGAALVMLLKNVASQYVDHWVTLLGLVFIFIVMFIPGGIVAGFVRIKNALSSAK; encoded by the coding sequence TTGAACCGGATTTTTTATATTGCTATTTTGCTTGTGTTGCTTGCTCTCCCGCTCATTCTTGGGGGAACGTACTATACCAATCTAGCTAGCCAAATTCTGATTGCTGCAATCTTTGCAATGAGTCTGAATTTACTTGTCGGTTATGCCGGCTTAACTTCTTTAGGTCATGCAGGCTACCTTGGGTTAGCTGCTTACATTAGCAGTTGGTTGACGGTCAAACTTGGATGGAGCCATGCAAGCACAGCTGCGATCGCAATCGCAAGCACTACCTTTATTGCTGGGGTATTTGGTTTAATCGCCTTACGTGCGACAGGTATCAGCTTTCTGATGATTACCTTAGCATTTGGACAAATTCTATGGGGCTTGGCATATCGGTGGGCTAGCGTCACCGGTGGTGACAATGGAATATCGGGCATCACTAGACCCAGTCCTTTTGGTATTGACATGGGTGAGGCAAGCCATTTCTATTACCTATCTTTGTTTGTGTTTTTGTTAGTCTGGATTGCAATTGCAATCTTAGTGCGCTCTCCTTTTGGGGCAACTATTCGAGGAACTAAAGATCAACCACGTCGCATGAGTGCGTTGGGTTTTAATGTTTGGTTGATTCGCTGGATTACTTTTACTGCCTGTGGTTTCTTTGGTTCTATTGGTGGGATTATGTATGTTTACTATCACCAATTTATTAGTCCGCACAGCCTTTCCTTGGCAAATTCTGCTGAAATGTTATTGATGGTGATTGCTGGTGGTGCTGGTACCTTAATGGGACCCGTCATTGGAGCGGCTTTAGTAATGTTATTGAAGAATGTCGCTAGCCAATATGTAGATCACTGGGTGACTCTATTAGGCTTGGTATTTATTTTCATTGTGATGTTCATCCCAGGCGGAATTGTTGCTGGATTTGTTCGTATAAAAAATGCACTGAGCTCTGCCAAGTAA
- a CDS encoding ABC transporter ATP-binding protein, translating to MATNAILKVEGLNAFYGDSHILYDISFELKKDTVLALLGRNGAGKTTCISSIIGFLPERSGLIELDGLALQKLSPEKICHAGIGIVPQGRRIFPSLSVKENLEVAYQAPRAGSSRQWALEDIFQFFPRLQERQNQVAGSLSGGEQQMLAIGRALMTNPKVLLLDEPSEGLAPQIVKEVGNIIAQLKPFISIVLVEQNLSLALSVADDVLLLNGGRVVFAGAKTLFCEKQNELQSHLSVE from the coding sequence TTGGCCACTAATGCCATTTTAAAAGTTGAAGGCTTAAATGCTTTTTATGGCGATAGTCACATTCTTTATGACATCTCATTTGAGCTTAAAAAAGATACTGTTCTTGCGCTGCTTGGAAGAAATGGTGCGGGTAAGACTACATGTATCAGCTCCATTATTGGATTCTTGCCAGAACGTAGCGGTTTAATTGAGTTGGATGGTCTAGCACTACAAAAACTTTCCCCTGAAAAAATTTGCCATGCTGGTATTGGCATCGTTCCGCAAGGCCGACGTATTTTCCCTAGCCTGTCTGTTAAGGAAAATTTAGAAGTTGCCTATCAGGCTCCCCGCGCTGGTAGTTCACGCCAGTGGGCTCTTGAGGATATCTTTCAGTTTTTTCCTAGACTGCAGGAGCGTCAGAATCAGGTAGCGGGTAGTCTTTCCGGTGGAGAGCAGCAAATGCTCGCTATTGGCAGAGCCTTAATGACCAATCCAAAAGTCTTGTTATTGGATGAGCCATCCGAAGGTTTGGCGCCACAAATCGTTAAAGAGGTCGGAAATATTATTGCGCAGTTAAAGCCATTTATTTCGATTGTATTGGTGGAGCAAAACCTCAGTCTTGCTCTCAGTGTTGCGGATGATGTACTTCTGCTCAATGGGGGCAGGGTAGTCTTTGCTGGCGCCAAGACCTTATTTTGCGAAAAGCAAAATGAATTACAAAGTCATCTTAGCGTGGAATAG
- a CDS encoding ABC transporter substrate-binding protein has translation MLKKIHLKAVALAVTGALLAPAAYAADNTPIRVGFLTIKSGALAAGGKQMEEAINLFMKERNNTIAGRKVELFVADTSGQPAVTKTKTQELVEKDKVQVIIGPLAAFEALAVDDYIKKVGVPVISPSAGAEDLTQRKPNPWFVRGVGSSAQPSHALGEYAAKDLKYKRIAIIADDFAFGHEIAAGFQRTFEENGGKVVQKLWTPLNVADYGTYIGQIKPNVDAVFAAFAGGNGVKFVKQYSEYGLKGKIPLLGAMTTVDEGILPFMGDDALGVISTGWYSANLNNAANAKFVKDFNAAYKKDPGYYSMGAYGAALMLEQALKDVKGNIEDKNAFMAALRAVQLPNDPRGKVTLDALGNPIMDIYIRKVEKKDGKLSNVVIKTYPAVSQFWTYKTKDFLSNPVYSRDYPPANNLEN, from the coding sequence ATGTTGAAAAAGATTCACCTAAAGGCCGTAGCGCTTGCAGTGACGGGGGCGCTCTTAGCGCCAGCAGCCTATGCGGCTGACAACACGCCAATTCGGGTGGGCTTTTTAACCATTAAGTCTGGAGCGCTGGCCGCTGGTGGCAAACAGATGGAAGAGGCAATCAATCTGTTTATGAAAGAGCGCAACAATACGATTGCTGGCCGCAAGGTTGAGCTTTTTGTTGCCGATACCTCTGGCCAGCCTGCCGTCACTAAAACGAAGACACAAGAGTTGGTAGAAAAGGACAAGGTTCAAGTCATCATTGGACCTTTAGCTGCCTTCGAGGCACTTGCAGTAGATGACTACATTAAAAAAGTAGGCGTTCCAGTTATCTCTCCATCAGCTGGAGCAGAAGACTTAACACAGCGTAAACCAAACCCATGGTTTGTTCGTGGTGTGGGTAGTTCTGCGCAGCCAAGTCATGCATTAGGTGAATATGCTGCTAAAGATTTGAAATACAAACGTATTGCCATCATTGCAGATGACTTTGCTTTTGGTCATGAGATTGCAGCAGGCTTTCAGAGAACATTTGAAGAAAATGGCGGCAAGGTTGTTCAAAAGCTATGGACACCATTAAACGTAGCTGACTACGGTACTTACATTGGTCAAATCAAGCCTAACGTGGATGCGGTATTTGCAGCTTTTGCAGGTGGTAATGGCGTCAAGTTTGTTAAGCAATACAGTGAATATGGCCTCAAAGGAAAAATTCCACTGTTGGGTGCAATGACCACTGTTGATGAAGGTATCTTGCCTTTTATGGGTGATGATGCACTTGGGGTAATTTCTACTGGTTGGTATTCTGCGAACTTAAACAATGCAGCGAATGCAAAATTTGTTAAGGATTTCAACGCGGCTTACAAAAAAGATCCTGGTTACTATTCGATGGGTGCCTACGGTGCTGCCTTGATGCTTGAGCAGGCATTAAAGGATGTCAAAGGCAATATCGAAGATAAGAATGCCTTTATGGCCGCACTTCGTGCAGTTCAACTACCAAATGATCCAAGAGGTAAAGTTACTTTAGATGCTTTAGGCAATCCAATTATGGATATCTATATTCGTAAGGTTGAGAAAAAAGATGGCAAGCTAAGTAACGTTGTTATTAAAACTTATCCTGCAGTGAGTCAGTTCTGGACATATAAGACGAAAGACTTCTTATCTAACCCTGTTTACTCTAGAGACTACCCGCCTGCGAATAATTTAGAAAACTAA
- a CDS encoding DUF6671 family protein, with amino-acid sequence MGIFDNRIASLLTKHGKEEVIGPILLAELGCRVMHTDAYDTDLLGTFTQDTPRYGTQLDAVRKKAKLGMDLLSLDLGIANEGAFVNDPYAGIASWNNELVVLVDTKHDLEITGFSGALAQNDNAYISHWEDLEKFADSALFPSHYLVIKPTDEHHPKSQKGIKDFASLREAFEWAKALSSKGVVYAENDLRAFTNPTRMDNIHKATIDLAKKMKSLCPQCKTPGFWVKDVKRGLPCNACGLPTDQEIAKIWGCSKCNHQDTEGMKVLRFADPSKCSHCNP; translated from the coding sequence ATGGGCATTTTTGATAATCGCATAGCTAGTTTGCTGACCAAGCACGGCAAAGAAGAAGTGATTGGTCCCATACTATTGGCTGAGCTTGGTTGCCGAGTTATGCATACTGATGCTTATGACACTGATCTGCTGGGCACCTTTACGCAAGATACCCCGAGATACGGAACCCAGTTAGATGCTGTTCGAAAAAAAGCCAAGCTTGGGATGGATCTGCTCAGCCTCGACCTAGGAATTGCCAATGAAGGTGCTTTTGTAAATGATCCCTATGCTGGGATCGCCTCATGGAATAACGAGTTAGTTGTCTTGGTCGACACCAAACATGACTTGGAGATTACCGGCTTCTCTGGTGCTCTCGCGCAAAATGACAATGCCTATATCAGCCACTGGGAGGATTTGGAAAAATTTGCTGACTCTGCACTCTTTCCCTCGCATTACTTAGTCATTAAACCCACTGATGAGCACCATCCAAAATCCCAAAAAGGCATTAAAGACTTTGCCAGCCTTAGAGAAGCATTTGAGTGGGCTAAAGCACTTTCATCCAAGGGGGTTGTCTACGCTGAGAATGATCTTCGTGCATTTACTAACCCAACCAGAATGGATAATATCCACAAAGCCACAATCGATCTAGCAAAGAAGATGAAATCTTTATGCCCCCAGTGTAAAACTCCTGGATTTTGGGTAAAAGACGTTAAGCGTGGACTGCCTTGCAATGCCTGCGGATTACCCACAGACCAAGAGATCGCCAAGATTTGGGGATGTAGCAAATGCAATCATCAAGATACAGAGGGAATGAAAGTGCTGCGTTTTGCCGATCCCTCAAAATGCAGTCATTGCAATCCGTGA
- a CDS encoding alpha/beta fold hydrolase — protein MQEHLRTAKIGQYDLHYLDIGEGVPVVLIHGLAGDYSAWTSQIQLLKDHFRVIAFDNRGAGKSTQVDEPISTQDLAVDTLGLMDHLGIQSAHIVGRSMGGAVAQHMALMSPTRVKSLVLCASFAVLDPLGRRVLLNMREALEWRMNWADHARHSVQNFVSADFFNNKHEQVKKIEALIGGETRLPACYIRQNEACQNHDTSSQLSQIHQPTLVMAGTSDPICSLTATNILSEGIVGSETILFDNASHFFLMEQADKFNQSLLAWLNTH, from the coding sequence ATGCAAGAACATTTAAGAACTGCCAAGATCGGCCAATACGATCTTCATTATTTAGATATTGGCGAAGGTGTTCCGGTAGTTCTAATTCATGGATTGGCGGGAGATTACAGTGCCTGGACAAGTCAGATTCAGCTTCTGAAAGATCATTTCAGAGTAATTGCATTTGATAACCGTGGTGCAGGAAAAAGTACGCAAGTAGATGAGCCCATTAGTACGCAAGACTTGGCTGTTGATACCTTGGGTTTGATGGATCATCTTGGTATTCAGTCTGCGCATATTGTGGGGCGTTCTATGGGCGGCGCAGTTGCACAACATATGGCACTGATGTCCCCTACGCGTGTCAAGTCTTTGGTGCTGTGCGCATCATTTGCTGTATTAGATCCCTTGGGCCGTCGCGTTTTACTGAATATGCGTGAAGCGCTTGAGTGGCGAATGAATTGGGCCGATCATGCACGTCATTCAGTACAAAATTTTGTTTCAGCAGACTTCTTTAATAACAAGCATGAGCAAGTTAAAAAGATTGAAGCTTTAATTGGCGGAGAAACAAGGCTGCCGGCTTGTTACATACGTCAGAATGAGGCTTGTCAAAACCATGATACTAGTTCTCAGTTGAGTCAAATACATCAACCGACTTTAGTAATGGCCGGAACCAGCGACCCTATTTGCTCACTCACTGCTACTAATATTCTCAGTGAGGGTATTGTTGGATCAGAGACAATACTGTTTGATAATGCGAGCCATTTCTTCTTAATGGAGCAAGCGGATAAATTTAACCAAAGCCTATTAGCTTGGCTAAATACGCATTAG
- a CDS encoding ABC transporter ATP-binding protein — protein sequence MNPILQVSDLSKSFGGLRVTKGVNLTVNPGERHLLIGPNGAGKTTLFNLISGDLASDSGSISLAGQNVTKLSTAKRAQLDLARTYQILTLFGKDNLISNVKLALLGKMSLRWKCWGSFLTESDLDQKALEVLDKVGLGAKAYLPLEQTSYGEKRRLEIAMALAQNPKILLLDEPLAGLSTEERETITALLQQIDRNITILMIEHDMAAALAFADRVTLLHYGEVITTGTRQEVVNDPRTKEIYLGH from the coding sequence ATGAATCCTATTCTTCAAGTTTCTGACTTAAGTAAATCCTTTGGCGGCCTGCGTGTTACCAAGGGAGTCAATCTCACCGTAAATCCAGGAGAGAGGCACTTATTAATCGGCCCAAATGGTGCAGGCAAAACCACGTTATTTAATTTAATCTCCGGCGATCTTGCTTCTGATTCAGGGTCGATTAGCCTTGCCGGACAAAATGTTACCAAGTTATCAACTGCAAAGCGTGCGCAATTGGATTTGGCGAGAACTTATCAAATCCTCACTCTTTTTGGAAAAGATAATTTAATTTCTAATGTTAAGTTAGCGCTGCTGGGCAAGATGTCGCTACGTTGGAAGTGTTGGGGATCTTTTTTAACGGAATCTGACCTTGATCAGAAGGCTTTAGAGGTTCTTGATAAGGTAGGCTTAGGTGCTAAAGCCTATTTGCCATTGGAGCAAACTTCTTATGGCGAGAAACGCCGTTTAGAGATCGCAATGGCTTTAGCTCAAAACCCAAAAATTCTATTGCTCGATGAGCCTTTAGCAGGCTTATCTACCGAAGAGCGAGAAACGATTACAGCCTTGCTGCAGCAAATTGACCGTAACATTACCATTTTGATGATTGAGCATGATATGGCAGCAGCTCTCGCTTTCGCTGATCGGGTAACGCTCTTGCATTACGGTGAGGTGATTACTACTGGCACCCGTCAAGAAGTGGTCAATGATCCGCGCACCAAGGAGATTTATCTTGGCCACTAA
- a CDS encoding GntR family transcriptional regulator, translating into MATSSIETLETDGRLLRERVYEQLRHDILTCELMPGAEIREAELAARFEVSKSPVRDALISLEREGLVITIPRQGYRVAPVSISDMLDMFHLRAALERANIERVIRYATDEQLQALDQFKSFHADQWPEGFVGYNKSFHRKMAELGGNPRMRDQLIDLIDLMERAVQISVSNMNHGKPEALVEEHREIIDVVQARSIKSAQRLAEQHVLAAGKRVSNAVSRGMIVN; encoded by the coding sequence ATGGCAACTAGTAGCATCGAAACTCTAGAAACTGACGGTCGTCTACTCCGTGAGAGAGTTTATGAACAGCTACGTCACGATATCTTGACGTGCGAGCTAATGCCGGGCGCAGAAATCCGAGAAGCTGAATTAGCGGCACGTTTTGAAGTCAGCAAATCACCTGTACGCGATGCTCTTATTAGCCTAGAGCGTGAAGGCTTGGTCATTACCATTCCACGGCAAGGCTATCGCGTTGCCCCAGTTTCCATCTCAGACATGCTTGATATGTTTCATTTGCGTGCCGCTCTCGAAAGAGCCAACATTGAGCGCGTCATTCGTTATGCAACTGACGAGCAATTACAGGCGCTCGATCAATTCAAAAGTTTTCATGCAGACCAGTGGCCAGAAGGGTTTGTGGGATACAACAAATCCTTCCACAGAAAGATGGCTGAGCTGGGGGGCAATCCCCGCATGCGCGATCAACTCATTGATCTCATTGATTTAATGGAAAGAGCCGTTCAGATTAGCGTGAGCAATATGAACCACGGAAAACCTGAAGCGCTTGTAGAGGAGCATCGGGAGATCATTGATGTAGTTCAAGCGAGATCAATTAAATCTGCTCAACGCTTAGCTGAACAACATGTGCTTGCTGCTGGTAAGCGTGTCAGCAATGCAGTGTCACGCGGAATGATAGTTAACTAA
- a CDS encoding phytochelatin synthase family protein: MNQITRHFIVAFTLLTGLLSSAFAADLVYINSKAGSSRLLSSDYNRQYFALASYVDTQERLTFCGISSMAATLNSLPTMARPITPELAPHPFFTEESIFTEATTKIKSRDDVLKGGLTLEQIRQYLVALGANPKIYYGSDLSVNELRKIIKSSLANPHQRVMADFDRKVLNQLGSGHFSPIGAYDSKSDSVLILDVAKFKYPPFWVKTSDLLASLKTTDPDSGKSRGIVQITVN, encoded by the coding sequence ATGAACCAAATCACCAGGCATTTCATCGTTGCGTTTACCCTTCTTACGGGTTTACTCTCCAGCGCATTTGCAGCAGATTTGGTTTATATCAACTCAAAAGCAGGCTCCAGTCGCCTCCTCAGCTCCGACTACAACCGCCAGTATTTTGCGCTGGCGAGTTATGTAGATACTCAAGAGCGTCTCACCTTTTGCGGCATCTCATCCATGGCAGCAACTTTGAATAGCCTACCAACTATGGCCCGCCCAATTACTCCAGAACTTGCGCCCCATCCATTTTTCACTGAAGAAAGTATTTTTACTGAAGCTACTACCAAGATTAAAAGTCGTGATGATGTATTAAAGGGCGGATTAACGCTTGAGCAAATTCGACAGTACCTTGTTGCATTGGGTGCTAACCCTAAAATTTATTATGGTAGCGATCTTTCAGTAAATGAACTCAGAAAAATTATCAAATCTTCTTTGGCAAATCCTCATCAACGTGTGATGGCCGACTTTGATAGAAAGGTCTTAAACCAACTGGGAAGTGGTCACTTCTCACCGATTGGTGCCTATGACTCCAAATCGGATTCTGTATTGATTTTGGATGTCGCTAAATTTAAGTACCCACCATTTTGGGTAAAGACCAGTGATTTGCTGGCATCATTAAAAACCACTGACCCCGATTCTGGAAAATCCAGAGGAATCGTTCAGATCACAGTGAACTAA
- a CDS encoding glutathione S-transferase, protein MALKYASIDLDHREIELRNKPQSMLLASPKGTVPVLCVDGLILEQSIDIMRWALEQSDPDGWSLVDEWVANAWIEKNDGPFKKLLDQYKYPNRHPELNPETVLADAIELMLKPMEVALVSNQFLLGNKMAWVDVAIFPFIRQFSMVNQQKFDDLQLPQVKRWLNQYLESELFISVMGKYPIWKD, encoded by the coding sequence ATGGCACTGAAATACGCCAGCATAGATCTCGATCATAGAGAGATTGAGCTTCGCAACAAACCACAATCTATGTTGCTGGCATCACCCAAAGGTACTGTTCCAGTGTTGTGCGTAGATGGACTGATCCTAGAGCAAAGCATCGATATCATGCGCTGGGCCCTAGAGCAGTCGGATCCCGATGGTTGGTCTTTGGTTGATGAATGGGTGGCCAATGCTTGGATTGAAAAAAATGATGGGCCATTTAAGAAATTATTGGATCAGTACAAATACCCTAATCGACACCCTGAGTTAAATCCAGAAACCGTTTTAGCTGATGCTATCGAGTTGATGCTAAAACCTATGGAGGTTGCCTTAGTCTCAAATCAATTTTTGTTGGGCAATAAGATGGCCTGGGTGGATGTGGCCATCTTTCCTTTTATTCGCCAGTTTTCGATGGTCAACCAGCAAAAGTTCGATGATTTGCAGCTCCCTCAAGTCAAAAGATGGTTAAACCAATACCTTGAGTCTGAGTTATTTATCTCGGTGATGGGGAAGTATCCCATCTGGAAAGATTAA